The following are from one region of the Colius striatus isolate bColStr4 chromosome Z, bColStr4.1.hap1, whole genome shotgun sequence genome:
- the GDA gene encoding guanine deaminase isoform X2 — translation MPIAIVFLEQTDQQEQLAKKWGFKTSDIRELTNHEFFMPGMVDTHIHAPQYCFTGTRVDLPLLQWLTTYTFPTEAKFKNSDFAEEVYTRVVRRTLKNGTTTACYFATIYTDTSLLLAEIIDKFGQRAFVGKVCMDINDSLPQYKEITAESVQETERFVKELLEKKYARVQPVITPRFGPSCSEDLLCALGDLAQARDLHVQSHISENEEELKLVENMFPAYKNYTELYDKNKLLTSKTVMAHACYLSEEELKLFSLRGAAISHCPNSNFSLRSGVLNVQKVLRHNVKLGLGTDVAGGYSASMLDAIRKAMVASNSLQINKVNETGLTLEEAFKLATLGGSQALGLDDVIGNFEVGKEFDALLINTKASDSPFDLFSADNFEDTLQKFLYLGDDRNISEVYVAGKQVVPFSSSV, via the exons ATGCCAATAGCA ATTGTGTTTTTAGAACAAACTGATCAACAAGAGCAACTGGCTAAGAAGTGGGGATTCAAAACGTCTGACATACGAGAGCTGACTAACCA TGAATTCTTCATGCCAGGGATGGTTGATACACACATTCATGCCCCTCAGTATTGCTTTACTGGTACAAGAGTAGATCTACCTCTTTTACAGTGGTTGACTACCTACACATTCCCAACAGAAGCCAAATTCAAAAACAGTGATTTTGCAGAAGAAGTGTACACCAGAGTTGTT AGACGAACTCTAAAGAATGGCACGACTACAGCTTGCTACTTTGCAACAATTTATACAGATACTTCTCTTCTTCTTGCTGAAATTATAG ATAAGTTTGGCCAACGAGCATTTGTTGGAAAAGTCTGTATGGATATCAATGATAGTCTACCACAATACAAAGAGATTACTGCTGAATCTGTCCAAGAGACAGAAAG GTTTGTGAAAGAACTACTGGAGAAGAAA TATGCAAGGGTTCAGCCTGTAATAACCCCCCGTTTTGGCCCTTCCTGCTCAGAGGATTTGCTGTGTGCACTTGGCGATTTAGCACAGGCTCGTGATCTCCATGTGCAG AGCCACATAAGTGAGAATGAAGAAGAACTCAAACTTGTGGAGAACATGTTTCCTGCCTACAAGAATTACACTGAATTGTATGATAAAAACAAGCTGCTTACCAGCAAG acGGTGATGGCTCATGCTTGTTATCTTTCTGAAGAAGAGCTGAAACTTTTCAGTCTTCGTGGAGCTGCAATTTCACATTGCCCCAATTCTAATTTTTC GTTGCGCAGTGGCGTCTTAAACGTACAAAAGGTCCTGAGACACAACGTGAAACTTGGTCTTGGCACAG ATGTTGCCGGTGGATATTCTGCTTCTATGCTTGATGCCATTAGGAAAGCAATGGTGGCATCTAATAGCCTTCAGATCAATAAAGTGAATGAAACCGGACTAACTCTTGAAGAAGCTTTTAAGCTAGCCACTCTGGGAGGAAGCCAAG ctctaGGACTTGATGATGTGATTGGAAACTTTGAGGTTGGCAAAGAATTTGATGCACTGCTGATCAACACGAAGGCTTCAGACAGCCCTTTTGACTTGTTCTCTGCTGATAATTTTGAG